One Festucalex cinctus isolate MCC-2025b chromosome 1, RoL_Fcin_1.0, whole genome shotgun sequence genomic region harbors:
- the LOC144025312 gene encoding 5-hydroxytryptamine receptor 3A isoform X1 has protein sequence MSTWITIVLVCLAASCSCASNCTYYNLLSHLKLSSSNYYLANFRPVKHWKQVTSVELYLLLFGILQVDEKLQTVTTHVWIETLWKNDFLKWKPSDFCNITQFSIPKSMLWTPDINIQEDASDSGSIQKSNYLTVFANGMLKMTARQRLTSTCTLNLYIFPFDQQNCNITFSAMNTHDQAIQLGTVRGDEYITNISEQSMVTHGEWSLMHLEVLTNVTSGEKPKISNLIYKVTIQRKPMLYVVIFIIPLCYLLVLDVASYFVGEGRGEKLSFKITVLLSISVLLLILKDMLPSTEDNLPIIANFCVGVFALVGISVLEAMLVSFLVDLDDKCGKKLTRASNKEVHPDKLEKKDPVKEKAEGLPVQIGPPSEREQLKLFLQEVRAAQQEAESVANAPRPKRFRRVADIIDIIFFIFYFCTVGIFLAVMYHTWIPSDFFT, from the exons atgtcgACCTGGATAACAATTGTTCTTGTTTGCCTGGCTG CCTCGTGCAGCTGTGCGTCCAACTGCACCTACTATAATCTGCTCAGCCATTTGAAGCTGAGCTCCTCCAACTACTACCTGGCCAACTTCAGGCCCGTCAAGCACTGGAAGCAGGTCACCAGCGTGGAGCTGTACCTGCTTCTCTTTGGCATCTTGCAGGTG GATGAGAAACTTCAAACCGTCACAACTCATGTGTGGATCGAAACG CTCTGGAAAAACGATTTCCTCAAATGGAAGCCGTCCGATTTCTGCAACATCACTCAATTCTCCATTCCCAAGTCCATGCTGTGGACGCCTGACATTAACATCCAAGAGGA TGCCTCCGACAGCGGGAGCATCCAGAAGAGTAACTATTTAACAGTGTTCGCCAACGGAATGCTGAAAATGACCGCCCGTCAGCGGCTGACGTCTACCTGTACTCTCAACCTTTACATCTTCCCTTTTGATCAACAGAACTGCAATATCACCTTCAGCGCCATGAACACTCACG ATCAGGCCATACAACTCGGGACCGTTCGCGGTGACGAATATATCACTAACATCTCGGAGCAGTCCATGGTGACTCATGGGGAGTGGAGCCTGATGCACTTGGAAGTCCTCACAAATGTGACCAGCGGCGAAAAGCCCAAAATAAGTAATCTGATTTACAAG GTGACGATCCAACGCAAGCCAATGCTGTACGTGGTCATCTTCATCATCCCACTCTGCTACCTGCTGGTGCTGGACGTGGCGTCCTACTTCGTGGGCGAGGGCCGCGGCGAGAAGTTGAGCTTCAAGATCACCGTCTTGCTGTCCATCTCCGTCTTGCTGCTTATCCTGAAGGACATGCTGCCCTCCACTGAGGACAATCTGCCTATCATCG CCAACTTctgtgtgggcgtgtttgccCTGGTGGGCATCAGTGTGCTGGAGGCCATGCTGGTCAGCTTCCTCGTTGACCTGGATGACAAGTGTGGCAAGAAACTGACAAGGGCGTCCAACAAGGAAGTACACCCGGACAAACTGGAGAAGAAAG ATCCCGTGAAGGAGAAAGCAGAAGGTTTGCCCGTTCAGATCGGGCCTCCATCAGAGCGCGAGCAGCTGAAACTTTTCCTGCAGGAGGTTCGCGCAGCTCAGCAGGAGGCGGAAAGCGTTGCCAACGCTCCTCGGCCCAAACGCTTCCGACGGGTTGCGGATATCATCGACATCATCTTCttcattttttacttttgcaCTGTTGGGATTTTCCTGGCGGTGATGTATCACACATGGATTCCGTCAGACTTCTTCACTTAA
- the LOC144025312 gene encoding 5-hydroxytryptamine receptor 3A isoform X2 — MSTWITIVLVCLAASCSCASNCTYYNLLSHLKLSSSNYYLANFRPVKHWKQVTSVELYLLLFGILQDEKLQTVTTHVWIETLWKNDFLKWKPSDFCNITQFSIPKSMLWTPDINIQEDASDSGSIQKSNYLTVFANGMLKMTARQRLTSTCTLNLYIFPFDQQNCNITFSAMNTHDQAIQLGTVRGDEYITNISEQSMVTHGEWSLMHLEVLTNVTSGEKPKISNLIYKVTIQRKPMLYVVIFIIPLCYLLVLDVASYFVGEGRGEKLSFKITVLLSISVLLLILKDMLPSTEDNLPIIANFCVGVFALVGISVLEAMLVSFLVDLDDKCGKKLTRASNKEVHPDKLEKKDPVKEKAEGLPVQIGPPSEREQLKLFLQEVRAAQQEAESVANAPRPKRFRRVADIIDIIFFIFYFCTVGIFLAVMYHTWIPSDFFT, encoded by the exons atgtcgACCTGGATAACAATTGTTCTTGTTTGCCTGGCTG CCTCGTGCAGCTGTGCGTCCAACTGCACCTACTATAATCTGCTCAGCCATTTGAAGCTGAGCTCCTCCAACTACTACCTGGCCAACTTCAGGCCCGTCAAGCACTGGAAGCAGGTCACCAGCGTGGAGCTGTACCTGCTTCTCTTTGGCATCTTGCAG GATGAGAAACTTCAAACCGTCACAACTCATGTGTGGATCGAAACG CTCTGGAAAAACGATTTCCTCAAATGGAAGCCGTCCGATTTCTGCAACATCACTCAATTCTCCATTCCCAAGTCCATGCTGTGGACGCCTGACATTAACATCCAAGAGGA TGCCTCCGACAGCGGGAGCATCCAGAAGAGTAACTATTTAACAGTGTTCGCCAACGGAATGCTGAAAATGACCGCCCGTCAGCGGCTGACGTCTACCTGTACTCTCAACCTTTACATCTTCCCTTTTGATCAACAGAACTGCAATATCACCTTCAGCGCCATGAACACTCACG ATCAGGCCATACAACTCGGGACCGTTCGCGGTGACGAATATATCACTAACATCTCGGAGCAGTCCATGGTGACTCATGGGGAGTGGAGCCTGATGCACTTGGAAGTCCTCACAAATGTGACCAGCGGCGAAAAGCCCAAAATAAGTAATCTGATTTACAAG GTGACGATCCAACGCAAGCCAATGCTGTACGTGGTCATCTTCATCATCCCACTCTGCTACCTGCTGGTGCTGGACGTGGCGTCCTACTTCGTGGGCGAGGGCCGCGGCGAGAAGTTGAGCTTCAAGATCACCGTCTTGCTGTCCATCTCCGTCTTGCTGCTTATCCTGAAGGACATGCTGCCCTCCACTGAGGACAATCTGCCTATCATCG CCAACTTctgtgtgggcgtgtttgccCTGGTGGGCATCAGTGTGCTGGAGGCCATGCTGGTCAGCTTCCTCGTTGACCTGGATGACAAGTGTGGCAAGAAACTGACAAGGGCGTCCAACAAGGAAGTACACCCGGACAAACTGGAGAAGAAAG ATCCCGTGAAGGAGAAAGCAGAAGGTTTGCCCGTTCAGATCGGGCCTCCATCAGAGCGCGAGCAGCTGAAACTTTTCCTGCAGGAGGTTCGCGCAGCTCAGCAGGAGGCGGAAAGCGTTGCCAACGCTCCTCGGCCCAAACGCTTCCGACGGGTTGCGGATATCATCGACATCATCTTCttcattttttacttttgcaCTGTTGGGATTTTCCTGGCGGTGATGTATCACACATGGATTCCGTCAGACTTCTTCACTTAA